A window of Phycobacter azelaicus contains these coding sequences:
- a CDS encoding 2-hydroxyacid dehydrogenase: MVRERLTVVVTRRLPEPVETRLSELFNVRLRSDDTPMTRSELAQAMQEADVLVPTVTDAIDAGLLAQAGSRLKLIANYGAGVDHIDVATARQRGILVSNTPGVLTDDTADMAMALIMAVVRRIPEGLALMQKGEWEGWAPTAMLGGRLAGRRLGILGMGRIGQAVARRARAFGMQIHYHNRRRLRPEVEEDLEATYWESLDQMVARMDVISVNCPSTPSTFHLMNARRLKLMKPDAVIINTSRGEVIDEHALTRMLRAGDIAGAGLDVYEHGIDINPRLRELPNVVLLPHMGSATVEGRIEMGEKVLLNIKTFEDGHRPPDQVVPSML, from the coding sequence GTGGTAAGAGAACGTCTGACTGTTGTTGTTACGCGACGGTTGCCTGAGCCGGTGGAGACCCGGTTGAGCGAATTGTTCAACGTGCGGCTTCGCAGTGACGATACGCCAATGACCCGCAGCGAGTTGGCACAGGCGATGCAAGAGGCCGACGTTCTGGTGCCAACGGTCACCGATGCCATTGATGCTGGCCTCCTGGCACAGGCGGGGTCGCGTCTGAAGCTGATCGCGAACTACGGCGCCGGGGTTGACCACATCGATGTGGCCACGGCGCGCCAGCGCGGTATCCTGGTGTCCAACACACCGGGCGTTCTGACCGACGATACGGCGGATATGGCCATGGCGCTGATCATGGCCGTGGTCCGCCGCATTCCCGAAGGCCTTGCTCTGATGCAAAAAGGCGAATGGGAAGGCTGGGCGCCCACCGCGATGCTGGGCGGACGACTTGCGGGGCGGCGCCTTGGCATTCTGGGCATGGGGCGGATCGGTCAGGCTGTCGCGCGCCGGGCGAGGGCATTCGGTATGCAGATCCACTACCACAACCGCCGCCGCCTGCGCCCCGAGGTCGAGGAAGATTTGGAGGCAACTTACTGGGAAAGTCTGGATCAGATGGTGGCGCGGATGGATGTCATCTCGGTCAACTGCCCTTCGACGCCTTCGACATTCCATCTGATGAATGCGCGGCGCTTGAAGCTGATGAAGCCGGATGCGGTGATCATCAATACCTCGCGCGGGGAGGTGATCGACGAACATGCCCTCACACGGATGCTGCGGGCTGGAGATATCGCGGGGGCAGGGCTCGATGTTTATGAACACGGCATCGACATCAACCCGCGTCTTCGAGAGCTGCCCAATGTGGTGCTTCTGCCGCATATGGGGTCGGCCACTGTCGAGGGGCGGATCGAGATGGGCGAAAAAGTGCTCCTAAACATCAAGACATTCGAGGACGGTCACCGCCCGCCGGATCAGGTGGTGCCATCCATGTTGTAA
- a CDS encoding metallophosphoesterase family protein, with product MPPFRFLHTSDLHLGKRFGRFEEETRIALQQARQDILPRLAALARDKQVSHILIAGDTFDTETPSDRVQRQALAAMGAANDLNWWIIPGNHDSAAAEPLWAAISSHAPDNVHLLMSPEPVEMAPGVVLLPAPCSHRFTGRDLTAWMDGCATTADQLRIGLAHGGVVDFGSEGGDGETISPRRSGLARLDYLALGDWHGSLRVDDRTYYSGTPEADRFKHAGRGKCLLVELAASAQVPQVETLEVGQYHWHDVALDLTPTTDIAAAMDGLLPPDRSEWRFHLLRIRATGWATPPQRLVLDQSIARLAPEFCQLDLVAEGLGTEHHVDDLDLIGLGGALRVAAEELMHAANNTATSQEDPAVASAALNRLFAYVQADSDAEDRS from the coding sequence ATGCCGCCGTTTCGTTTCCTGCACACCTCGGATCTGCATCTGGGCAAGCGGTTTGGACGGTTTGAAGAAGAAACCCGGATTGCCCTGCAGCAGGCGCGGCAGGATATCCTACCCCGGTTGGCCGCTTTGGCTCGGGACAAACAAGTGTCGCATATTCTGATCGCGGGCGATACCTTCGATACCGAAACACCATCGGACCGGGTTCAGCGGCAGGCTCTGGCCGCGATGGGGGCTGCGAACGATCTAAACTGGTGGATAATTCCCGGCAATCATGACAGCGCAGCAGCAGAGCCCTTGTGGGCCGCCATTTCTTCACACGCACCCGATAACGTGCATCTTTTGATGTCGCCTGAGCCGGTGGAGATGGCGCCGGGTGTCGTTCTGTTGCCAGCTCCTTGCAGCCATCGTTTTACAGGGCGCGATCTCACAGCCTGGATGGATGGCTGCGCGACAACTGCAGACCAGTTGCGGATCGGATTGGCTCATGGGGGTGTTGTAGATTTCGGCAGCGAAGGCGGCGATGGCGAGACGATTTCTCCACGGCGCTCCGGGCTTGCGCGGCTCGACTACCTGGCGCTGGGTGACTGGCACGGCAGTTTGCGCGTAGATGACCGCACCTACTATAGCGGTACGCCGGAAGCGGACCGTTTCAAACACGCAGGGCGCGGCAAATGCCTGCTGGTCGAGCTGGCCGCCTCGGCGCAGGTGCCACAGGTCGAAACCTTGGAGGTGGGTCAGTATCATTGGCATGATGTGGCGCTTGATCTTACCCCGACCACTGACATCGCCGCCGCCATGGACGGTTTGCTGCCGCCCGACCGGTCTGAATGGCGGTTTCACTTGCTGCGCATCCGGGCGACAGGCTGGGCAACGCCGCCGCAACGTCTGGTGCTTGACCAGTCCATTGCGCGTCTGGCACCTGAGTTCTGCCAGCTAGATCTGGTTGCTGAAGGTCTGGGCACAGAACATCACGTGGACGACCTCGATCTGATTGGACTGGGTGGCGCACTACGGGTGGCCGCCGAGGAGCTGATGCATGCAGCCAACAATACTGCCACGTCACAGGAGGATCCGGCAGTGGCTTCCGCGGCGCTCAACCGTCTCTTCGCTTATGTGCAGGCAGACAGCGATGCGGAGGATCGGTCATGA
- a CDS encoding NADP-dependent isocitrate dehydrogenase, which translates to MTENSNPDILYTIVDEAPELASASFLPIIRKFAAAAGVTVGTKDISLAGRIIATFPENLTDEQKQSDDLAALGELVKTPDANVIKLPNISASVPQLTAAIAELQSQGYDIPNYPEDPQSDAEKEIRARYDGIKGSAVNPVLREGNSDRRSAKAVKNYAQNNPHSMGAWSADSKTKVSSMPGNDFYDNEKSATITAAQAGDAKIEFVAKDGSVTVLKDGWPLEEGTVADATFMSAKALASFLADAIEDTKADGTMFSLHMKATMMKVSDPIIFGHAVKAWLGPVWTKHGEAIAAAGGSPNSGLGAVLAAIDTLPNADEIKSEIAALDRPSMYMVDSDKGITNLHVPSDVIIDASMPAVIRAGGKGWDETGAKGDTNCVIPDRCYSTVYDETINFFKANGALDVTKAGSVANVGLMAQKAEEYGSHPTTFEAPADGEIRIVLANGETLHSHAVEAGDIWRSCTVKKAPIENWIQLAMDRQRLTGSEAIFWLDANRAHDAELIKYVKPALEAAGVADKFLIMAPREATRQSLETITAGKDSIAITGNVLRDYLTDLFPILELGTSAKMLSIVKLMQGGGLFETGAGGSAPKHVQQLVEQNHLRWDSMGEFCALGESLNFLADVKGNAKAGVLGAAAEMATQGILDNNRSPSRKVGEPDNRDSHYWFARYWAEALAAQTDDADLAAEFAPIAKALADGEDAILAELAAAQGPAADIGGYYHPNTELKAKVMRPSATLNAIID; encoded by the coding sequence ATGACAGAAAATTCTAACCCCGACATTTTGTATACCATCGTAGACGAAGCGCCCGAGCTTGCTTCGGCCTCCTTCCTGCCGATCATTCGCAAGTTCGCTGCGGCCGCCGGTGTGACCGTCGGAACCAAGGACATTTCGCTGGCAGGCCGCATCATCGCAACCTTCCCGGAAAACCTGACAGATGAGCAGAAGCAAAGCGATGACCTGGCCGCCCTCGGCGAGTTGGTAAAAACGCCTGATGCAAACGTCATCAAGCTGCCCAACATCTCGGCCTCGGTGCCGCAGCTGACCGCCGCCATCGCAGAGCTGCAGTCGCAGGGCTATGACATTCCGAACTACCCCGAGGATCCGCAAAGCGACGCGGAAAAAGAGATCCGCGCCCGCTATGACGGCATCAAGGGCTCGGCGGTGAACCCGGTCCTGCGCGAAGGCAACTCGGATCGTCGTTCAGCAAAGGCGGTCAAGAATTACGCCCAGAACAACCCGCATTCGATGGGCGCATGGTCCGCGGACAGCAAGACCAAAGTCTCGTCGATGCCCGGCAATGATTTCTACGACAACGAGAAATCCGCCACTATCACGGCCGCTCAGGCCGGAGATGCCAAGATCGAATTCGTCGCCAAGGACGGCTCTGTCACAGTTCTGAAAGACGGCTGGCCACTGGAAGAAGGCACCGTTGCCGATGCCACCTTCATGTCCGCCAAGGCACTGGCCTCTTTCCTGGCCGATGCCATTGAAGACACCAAGGCAGACGGCACCATGTTCTCGTTGCACATGAAGGCCACCATGATGAAGGTCTCCGACCCGATCATCTTTGGCCACGCTGTGAAAGCTTGGCTCGGCCCGGTCTGGACCAAGCATGGTGAAGCGATTGCCGCTGCAGGTGGATCGCCGAATTCAGGTCTGGGCGCGGTTCTGGCCGCCATCGACACGCTCCCGAACGCGGATGAGATCAAGTCTGAGATCGCAGCACTTGATCGTCCCTCCATGTATATGGTGGACAGCGACAAGGGCATCACCAACCTGCATGTTCCCTCAGACGTGATCATCGACGCCTCCATGCCGGCCGTGATCCGTGCCGGTGGCAAGGGCTGGGACGAGACCGGCGCCAAGGGCGACACCAACTGCGTGATCCCCGACCGCTGCTACTCCACCGTCTATGACGAGACCATAAACTTCTTCAAAGCCAATGGCGCCCTCGATGTGACCAAGGCAGGCTCAGTCGCCAACGTCGGTCTGATGGCGCAAAAGGCTGAGGAATACGGCTCCCATCCTACCACATTTGAGGCCCCCGCCGATGGTGAGATCCGCATCGTTCTAGCTAATGGCGAGACGCTGCATTCGCACGCGGTTGAGGCGGGCGACATCTGGCGCTCTTGCACCGTGAAGAAGGCCCCGATCGAGAACTGGATCCAGCTCGCGATGGACCGTCAGCGTCTGACCGGCTCAGAGGCGATCTTCTGGCTGGACGCAAACCGCGCCCATGATGCCGAGCTGATCAAATACGTCAAACCGGCGCTTGAGGCTGCTGGCGTTGCCGACAAGTTTCTGATCATGGCCCCGCGCGAAGCCACCCGTCAGTCGCTGGAGACCATCACAGCAGGCAAGGACAGCATCGCCATCACCGGCAACGTGCTGCGCGACTACCTGACCGACCTGTTCCCGATCCTGGAACTAGGCACCTCGGCCAAAATGCTGTCGATCGTCAAGCTGATGCAGGGTGGCGGGTTGTTTGAAACCGGTGCCGGTGGCTCTGCGCCGAAACACGTTCAGCAGCTGGTCGAGCAGAACCACCTGCGCTGGGACTCGATGGGTGAGTTCTGTGCTCTGGGCGAAAGCCTGAACTTCCTCGCAGACGTCAAGGGCAACGCCAAGGCGGGTGTGCTGGGCGCCGCGGCCGAGATGGCCACCCAAGGCATCCTCGACAACAACCGCTCGCCCTCGCGCAAGGTAGGTGAGCCGGACAACCGCGACAGCCACTACTGGTTCGCCCGCTACTGGGCCGAGGCTCTCGCCGCACAAACGGACGATGCCGATCTGGCCGCCGAATTCGCCCCCATCGCCAAGGCGCTGGCCGATGGCGAAGACGCGATCCTCGCTGAGCTGGCAGCCGCGCAAGGTCCCGCTGCGGACATCGGTGGATACTATCATCCGAATACTGAGCTGAAAGCCAAGGTAATGCGCCCCAGCGCCACGCTGAACGCGATCATCGACTAA
- a CDS encoding AAA family ATPase, with protein sequence MRIRAIRLKNVRRFVDPVEIGGIGHGLNVLSAPNEQGKSTVFDGLHALFFKDAKSWDKDIRALVPHAGGDPWIEVDLEHAGAHYRIAKQFFKTAGKGEVRVWQEDRLLHQADAAENWLKTLIKPPKDGGPSGLLWVRQGLTSFEDAKETQQARRDLLSSVAGEVDMITGGQRMDAICRKVQSALDQLVTKRGAKKGGALDLAEREVADLQDRHDVLSAQVRELRELLENRRGLRAEQVELDDPEERTLREERLEAARAALEAASRHQDQLTRAGHAVQLAETLLENHARKVDILSQTLKEMEDARVAHAAAIDEERIARGALEAPTARLQALSEQVGAARAKAKAARQALDRALQATAAAQADELRRELTERIDKAQAQIAVIKAQAKPALTGPDQTMMQRIEAAQMAYALAVQAHQGAAAAVTVHYEKAAGAVLELNGQSVEDKVRYPLPDGGRIEVPGVAVIDIQPAQVDGAETVQKAEAELQDALAQVGYPTMEEARAAFDRRLAAAGQRQEAEALLAVLAPEGVEALRRQLAGLPTGPSDEQGAADQPEVLDRAAANAFCRAAESAVDRLVAEQEALRSVADAARLAAETARSRLEAAAQRLDRARTAAGDEEESKASLGALATELPDLQKDLSQAQATEAALRRAAPDMALVEATLKRAISAHETARQRSQEILRDLAVLDARISAHASAAVEEELAETEDHLARAKQRLDAVKFEVAVQKRLLSALEVARSGAKEHYVGPVMAELKPLLRMLWPEARLTVDADQVLPEGLERHGESADFDSLSGGTQEQIALLVRLAFARLLAKAGTPAPVILDDAIVYTDDARIEKIFDALTLQADDVQILVFTCRQKAFRSLGGTPISIRSVDSRG encoded by the coding sequence ATGAGGATCCGCGCAATACGCCTTAAGAACGTCCGCCGCTTTGTGGACCCGGTAGAAATCGGTGGGATCGGCCACGGTCTGAATGTGCTATCAGCCCCGAATGAGCAGGGTAAGTCTACCGTCTTTGATGGGCTGCACGCGCTGTTCTTCAAGGATGCAAAATCATGGGACAAGGACATCCGCGCGTTGGTGCCCCATGCCGGGGGCGATCCTTGGATTGAGGTGGATCTGGAGCACGCGGGGGCGCACTATCGCATTGCCAAGCAATTCTTCAAGACCGCTGGAAAGGGCGAAGTGCGTGTTTGGCAGGAGGACCGCCTGCTGCACCAGGCCGATGCGGCGGAAAACTGGCTGAAGACACTGATCAAACCTCCGAAGGATGGCGGGCCGTCAGGGCTCTTGTGGGTGCGTCAGGGGCTGACCTCCTTTGAGGACGCCAAGGAAACACAGCAGGCCCGACGCGACCTTTTGTCCTCGGTGGCAGGAGAGGTGGATATGATCACCGGCGGGCAGCGCATGGACGCGATATGCCGCAAGGTCCAATCCGCGCTGGATCAACTGGTCACAAAACGCGGGGCCAAAAAGGGCGGAGCGCTTGATCTGGCGGAGCGTGAGGTGGCCGATCTGCAAGATCGCCACGACGTTCTGAGTGCGCAGGTGCGCGAACTGCGAGAGCTTTTGGAGAACAGGCGCGGCCTGCGGGCGGAGCAGGTCGAGCTGGACGATCCTGAAGAGCGCACCCTGCGTGAGGAACGTCTTGAGGCTGCGCGGGCTGCACTTGAGGCCGCCAGCCGTCATCAGGATCAGCTCACGCGCGCCGGACATGCGGTGCAATTGGCTGAGACCCTTTTGGAAAACCACGCGCGCAAGGTAGACATTCTGTCTCAGACCCTGAAGGAGATGGAGGATGCGCGCGTTGCGCATGCGGCCGCGATTGACGAGGAGAGGATCGCGCGCGGCGCGCTAGAGGCGCCGACGGCCCGGCTTCAGGCCCTGTCTGAACAGGTGGGGGCTGCGCGCGCAAAGGCAAAGGCCGCGCGCCAGGCACTGGATCGGGCTCTTCAGGCCACCGCAGCCGCGCAGGCAGATGAGCTGCGCCGAGAGCTGACCGAGCGCATCGACAAGGCACAGGCCCAGATCGCTGTGATCAAAGCGCAGGCCAAACCCGCTTTGACGGGCCCCGACCAAACCATGATGCAGCGTATCGAGGCAGCGCAGATGGCATATGCCCTGGCAGTCCAGGCACACCAGGGCGCCGCAGCCGCAGTTACGGTTCATTACGAAAAGGCGGCCGGTGCCGTGCTCGAACTCAACGGTCAAAGCGTCGAAGACAAGGTGCGCTACCCGCTTCCCGATGGTGGCCGGATCGAGGTGCCAGGGGTTGCCGTCATTGATATTCAACCGGCGCAGGTGGATGGCGCAGAGACCGTGCAAAAGGCCGAGGCTGAGTTGCAAGATGCGCTCGCGCAGGTTGGCTATCCGACGATGGAGGAGGCACGCGCGGCGTTTGACCGGAGGCTGGCTGCAGCTGGGCAGCGGCAGGAAGCCGAAGCTTTGCTGGCGGTATTGGCGCCCGAAGGCGTAGAGGCCTTGCGCCGTCAGCTTGCGGGCCTGCCGACAGGGCCGTCTGATGAACAGGGCGCGGCAGATCAGCCCGAAGTCTTGGATCGCGCCGCTGCTAACGCGTTCTGCCGTGCTGCCGAGAGTGCGGTGGATCGCTTGGTCGCCGAGCAAGAGGCCTTGCGCAGCGTTGCGGATGCCGCGCGGCTTGCTGCAGAGACGGCGCGCTCGCGTCTCGAGGCTGCGGCTCAGCGTCTGGACCGGGCGCGGACTGCGGCGGGGGACGAAGAGGAGAGCAAGGCGTCGTTGGGTGCGCTTGCGACCGAACTGCCTGATCTCCAGAAGGATTTGTCTCAGGCTCAGGCAACCGAGGCCGCCTTGCGCCGGGCAGCGCCGGATATGGCGCTGGTCGAAGCCACCTTGAAACGCGCGATATCTGCCCATGAGACCGCTCGTCAGCGCAGCCAGGAAATCCTGCGCGATCTGGCTGTGCTTGACGCCCGTATCTCAGCGCATGCCAGTGCTGCGGTGGAAGAGGAACTGGCCGAAACCGAGGACCATCTGGCCCGCGCCAAACAGCGCCTGGACGCTGTGAAGTTCGAAGTCGCCGTTCAAAAGCGCCTGCTCTCAGCGCTGGAGGTGGCGCGGTCCGGCGCGAAAGAGCACTACGTGGGCCCGGTTATGGCAGAGCTCAAGCCGCTGTTGCGTATGCTCTGGCCCGAAGCCCGTTTGACGGTGGATGCCGATCAGGTCTTGCCGGAAGGATTGGAACGTCACGGCGAAAGCGCGGATTTTGACAGCCTGTCTGGCGGCACGCAGGAGCAGATCGCGCTGCTGGTGCGTCTTGCCTTTGCACGTTTGCTGGCAAAGGCGGGCACTCCAGCGCCTGTCATTCTGGACGATGCAATCGTCTACACGGATGACGCGCGGATCGAAAAGATCTTTGATGCGCTGACGCTGCAGGCCGATGACGTGCAGATCCTGGTCTTCACCTGCCGCCAGAAGGCCTTTCGCAGCCTTGGAGGCACGCCGATAAGCATTCGTTCTGTTGACTCCCGCGGCTGA
- a CDS encoding MFS transporter codes for MWNALEDRRYRHLFLAQIVALAGTGLATVALGLLAYDLAGERAALVLGTVFTIKMVAYVGIAPLAGALAERIDRRRLLVGLDLVRAAAAVSLPFVNEVWQVYLLIFVMQAASAGFTPAFQATIPDLLPEETRYTQALSLSRLAYELENIVSPLLAGILLTIMSHDALFLGTALGFFGSALLVVSVTLPKPELDYSASRGVYERTTRGMRIYLATPRLRGLLALCLSVSAAGSMVLVNSVVLVRSELGLPASALAWAMCAFGAGSMIAALALPRLLESVPDRPVMLAGAVLMGGVLATLALVNMAFGMSWGALLLTWGLVGLGYSGVMTPSGRLLKRSARSADRPALFAAQFALSHACWLVSYPLSGWLMTRFGTSATLLILAGIAVLGCLAALRLWPTADDTEVEHIHDNLPLSHPHLNGERRHRHTMIIDDEHPHWSDHYRR; via the coding sequence ATGTGGAACGCTTTGGAGGACCGTAGATACCGGCATCTCTTTCTGGCTCAGATCGTCGCCCTGGCAGGGACGGGGCTGGCCACGGTTGCCCTCGGACTTCTCGCCTACGATTTGGCGGGGGAGCGCGCTGCTTTGGTGCTCGGAACGGTGTTTACCATCAAGATGGTTGCCTACGTGGGCATTGCTCCGCTGGCTGGGGCGCTTGCCGAGCGGATTGACAGGCGGCGTTTGCTGGTCGGTTTGGATTTGGTACGTGCCGCCGCCGCTGTTTCACTTCCCTTCGTGAATGAGGTCTGGCAGGTCTATCTGCTCATTTTTGTAATGCAGGCTGCATCGGCAGGATTTACACCTGCATTTCAGGCCACCATCCCTGACTTGCTCCCGGAAGAGACACGTTACACTCAGGCGCTTTCGCTGTCGAGGCTAGCCTATGAGCTTGAGAATATCGTCAGCCCGCTTCTGGCCGGGATTCTATTGACGATCATGAGCCATGACGCACTGTTCTTGGGAACCGCCCTCGGCTTCTTCGGATCGGCTCTGCTGGTGGTCTCGGTGACTCTGCCAAAGCCGGAGCTGGACTATTCTGCGTCGCGTGGTGTCTACGAAAGGACAACGCGCGGGATGCGGATCTATCTAGCGACGCCTCGGCTACGGGGTTTGCTGGCGCTCTGCCTGTCGGTTTCCGCTGCAGGCTCTATGGTTCTGGTGAACTCGGTGGTTCTGGTCCGCTCTGAGCTTGGCTTGCCCGCAAGCGCGCTTGCTTGGGCGATGTGTGCCTTTGGTGCAGGGTCCATGATCGCCGCCCTGGCGCTGCCGCGTCTGCTTGAGAGCGTGCCGGATCGGCCAGTTATGCTGGCCGGTGCCGTTCTTATGGGAGGAGTTCTGGCGACTTTGGCCTTGGTGAACATGGCATTTGGAATGTCATGGGGAGCGCTGCTGTTGACCTGGGGGCTGGTCGGGCTTGGGTATTCCGGAGTGATGACGCCTTCGGGGCGTTTGTTAAAACGCTCAGCGAGATCCGCCGACCGTCCAGCGCTCTTTGCCGCGCAGTTTGCGCTCTCTCATGCCTGCTGGCTGGTGTCCTATCCGCTGTCGGGCTGGCTCATGACCCGATTTGGAACATCGGCCACCCTTTTGATTTTGGCGGGGATTGCAGTACTCGGGTGTCTCGCGGCACTACGGCTTTGGCCAACCGCGGATGATACCGAAGTGGAGCACATTCATGATAACCTGCCGCTGAGCCACCCGCACCTGAACGGGGAGCGAAGGCATCGGCACACTATGATTATCGATGACGAACATCCCCACTGGTCTGACCACTACCGCCGTTGA
- a CDS encoding SH3 domain-containing protein — protein MALCAALAGTSEATAADARGPVTNLPLPRFVSMKASEANVRRGPSLTHRIDWVFKRRGMPLEVTAEFGHWRRVRDHDNAGGWVHYTLISGVRTALVEEDMLTVHARPDTTSPVTAAFELGVVARLGDCTIDWCEISAGGYSGWAPKTKIWGVRPDEIRE, from the coding sequence ATGGCCCTTTGCGCCGCATTGGCAGGCACCAGCGAGGCTACGGCAGCCGATGCGCGTGGGCCGGTGACTAACCTCCCCCTTCCAAGGTTCGTTTCGATGAAGGCCTCCGAGGCCAACGTGCGCCGCGGGCCGTCGCTAACTCACCGTATCGACTGGGTGTTCAAGCGCCGCGGTATGCCGCTGGAGGTGACAGCAGAATTCGGACACTGGCGCCGGGTGCGCGATCATGACAACGCAGGCGGCTGGGTTCACTACACGCTGATTTCAGGCGTGCGAACGGCGCTCGTCGAAGAAGACATGCTGACCGTCCATGCCCGCCCAGACACGACATCCCCCGTCACAGCAGCCTTTGAACTGGGTGTTGTTGCACGACTTGGCGACTGCACAATAGACTGGTGCGAGATTTCAGCAGGCGGCTACAGCGGCTGGGCCCCAAAGACCAAGATCTGGGGCGTCAGGCCTGACGAAATCCGCGAGTGA
- a CDS encoding methyl-accepting chemotaxis protein, whose amino-acid sequence MPTFLYRLPARIYALASLAIVLAAVLTFAMLSRAVEKSYDLRADKLDSLTDSVISILADLEAQVQAGTLSPEEARELGIQAVEKPRFGTAGYFFAFDSSNLMVAHAVAKQLIGNDQTEFEDVNGVKVFQEFQKVIKADGAGSVIYHFNKPDSDEPEAKMGYVKLFEPWGWVVGTGDYVADIDADIAVFRNAALAALALGLAAMSVAAFFIARSVINPIENLKQRMKSMAEGDTDSEIPGMNSQNEIGDMSRTLDVFRKSLIRQKELEASQKERDRAQAEVVQTVTSRLSSLAGGDLTVRIESAFPEDYEQLRSDFNKTVENLNATVAQVVDSAQSIRNGAAEISQSSDDLSHRTESQAATLEETAAALDELTASVKSAAEGARSVENIMEEAKQEAENSGVVVQSAVSAMTEIEQSSTHIAQIISVIDDIAFQTNLLALNAGVEAARAGEAGRGFAVVASEVRALAQRSSDAAMEIKTLISDSSRQVERGVDLVGKAGDALTNIVERVNHISKLVTDIAEGAVEQSTGLGEINTGVVQLDQVTQQNAAMVEEATAAGHMLNSDATKLAELVAHFKVSGSSGITQMSAPKPAASTPTAHGDDDWDFSDFNEAAPAATGTDGNAALDKWQDF is encoded by the coding sequence ATGCCCACGTTTCTGTACCGGTTACCGGCTCGAATCTACGCTTTGGCAAGTTTGGCCATTGTGCTTGCCGCCGTCTTGACCTTTGCGATGCTCTCCCGCGCAGTTGAGAAATCGTATGATTTGCGCGCTGACAAGCTCGATAGCTTGACCGACTCCGTAATCAGCATCCTGGCCGATCTTGAAGCCCAGGTCCAGGCAGGGACGCTGAGCCCGGAAGAAGCGCGTGAGCTCGGTATCCAGGCGGTAGAAAAACCGCGCTTTGGAACGGCAGGCTATTTCTTTGCTTTCGACAGCAGCAACCTGATGGTTGCGCATGCTGTTGCCAAACAGCTGATTGGTAATGATCAAACCGAGTTTGAAGATGTAAACGGTGTGAAGGTCTTCCAGGAATTCCAGAAGGTTATCAAGGCAGACGGTGCCGGCTCAGTGATATACCACTTCAACAAGCCCGACTCTGACGAACCCGAAGCCAAAATGGGCTATGTGAAGTTGTTTGAACCCTGGGGCTGGGTTGTGGGTACCGGCGACTACGTGGCCGACATTGACGCAGATATTGCAGTCTTCCGTAACGCGGCTCTGGCAGCACTTGCGTTGGGCCTTGCCGCTATGAGCGTGGCCGCCTTCTTCATCGCGCGCAGCGTGATCAACCCGATCGAGAACCTGAAACAGCGCATGAAGTCCATGGCCGAGGGCGATACCGATTCTGAAATTCCGGGCATGAACAGCCAGAACGAGATTGGCGATATGTCCCGCACCTTGGATGTCTTCCGCAAGTCGCTGATCCGTCAGAAGGAACTTGAGGCCTCTCAGAAGGAGCGTGACCGCGCTCAGGCCGAGGTGGTGCAGACCGTGACCAGCCGTCTGTCGTCTCTCGCAGGTGGCGATCTGACTGTACGCATCGAAAGCGCCTTCCCCGAGGATTACGAGCAGCTGCGTTCCGATTTCAACAAAACGGTCGAAAACCTGAATGCCACGGTGGCCCAGGTCGTCGATTCTGCGCAGAGCATCCGCAACGGCGCGGCCGAGATCAGCCAGTCTTCGGATGATCTGTCGCACCGCACCGAAAGCCAGGCGGCCACCCTTGAAGAGACCGCCGCGGCCCTCGATGAACTCACCGCAAGCGTGAAATCCGCCGCCGAAGGTGCGCGCAGCGTCGAGAACATCATGGAAGAGGCCAAGCAGGAGGCCGAGAACAGCGGCGTCGTTGTGCAAAGCGCGGTGTCGGCGATGACCGAGATCGAGCAGTCCTCGACCCATATCGCGCAGATCATCAGCGTGATCGACGACATTGCCTTCCAGACCAACCTTCTGGCGCTGAACGCAGGCGTCGAAGCCGCCCGCGCGGGCGAAGCGGGCCGCGGCTTTGCGGTGGTGGCCTCCGAAGTGCGTGCGCTGGCGCAGCGTTCTTCGGATGCGGCGATGGAGATCAAGACGCTGATCAGCGACAGCTCGCGCCAGGTGGAGCGCGGCGTGGACCTGGTCGGCAAGGCGGGCGATGCGCTCACCAATATCGTCGAGCGGGTGAACCATATCTCGAAGCTGGTAACAGATATTGCCGAAGGTGCTGTGGAGCAATCCACGGGTCTCGGGGAAATCAACACCGGGGTGGTGCAGCTTGATCAGGTGACGCAGCAGAACGCGGCCATGGTCGAAGAGGCGACGGCTGCGGGCCATATGCTGAACAGCGATGCAACCAAACTGGCTGAGCTGGTGGCGCATTTCAAAGTCTCCGGCAGCAGCGGCATCACACAGATGAGCGCGCCGAAACCGGCCGCCAGCACACCGACGGCGCATGGGGATGACGACTGGGACTTCAGCGATTTCAACGAGGCCGCTCCGGCCGCAACCGGCACCGACGGCAACGCTGCTCTCGACAAGTGGCAGGATTTCTGA